From the genome of Aphanothece sacrum FPU1, one region includes:
- a CDS encoding DUF4465 domain-containing protein gives MKFSIFSILALGSVLTATPTLAQVIDFEDLPLAPESFYNGSDSAGGFTSQGAFFNNRFNSTFNSWSGWSYSNTTDTTTPGFTNQFSAITGGGFAGSSNYGVAFTFSPGSSLINLPANTTIESMRITNTTYAALSMLNGDQFGKKFGGVSGNDPDFFLLTITGLNANNQTVGTVDFYLADYRFADNSQDYIVNQWEQVNLSSLQGATTLSFALTGSDVGAFGLNTPAYFAVDNLELKTVPEPSSILGFLALATLGASSAFRNKQKRNNLQVQR, from the coding sequence ATGAAATTTTCAATATTTTCGATTTTAGCCCTCGGTAGTGTTTTAACAGCGACACCGACTTTAGCTCAGGTTATCGATTTTGAGGATTTGCCTCTGGCTCCAGAGTCTTTTTATAATGGCTCTGATAGTGCAGGTGGTTTTACAAGTCAAGGAGCTTTCTTTAACAATCGTTTCAACTCAACTTTCAATTCTTGGTCTGGCTGGTCTTATTCTAATACTACAGATACAACGACTCCTGGATTCACTAATCAATTTAGTGCTATTACAGGAGGTGGATTTGCCGGATCAAGCAATTATGGGGTAGCTTTTACTTTCTCTCCCGGCAGTTCTTTGATCAATTTGCCTGCCAACACCACGATAGAATCTATGCGCATAACTAACACTACCTATGCAGCTCTATCCATGTTAAATGGTGATCAATTTGGTAAAAAATTTGGTGGTGTCAGTGGCAATGATCCTGACTTTTTTCTATTGACTATTACTGGATTAAATGCCAACAATCAGACGGTAGGAACAGTTGATTTTTATTTAGCAGATTATCGTTTTGCTGATAATTCCCAAGACTATATTGTTAATCAATGGGAGCAGGTTAATTTATCTAGTCTGCAAGGAGCAACTACCCTATCTTTTGCTTTGACTGGCTCAGATGTAGGTGCATTTGGTTTAAATACCCCTGCCTATTTTGCGGTAGACAACTTAGAGCTAAAAACAGTTCCTGAACCTAGTTCGATATTAGGTTTTCTTGCTTTAGCTACTCTAGGAGCATCTTCAGCTTTTAGAAATAAACAGAAAAGAAATAACCTTCAAGTTCAACGTTAA
- a CDS encoding DUF4430 domain-containing protein, translated as MKILKVLLIFLAMFIVFSTPAYAKSDIQEQLPSVVNSVSQTAQESSPPCSKVPGSVSVIVQLPNRPPLQLKAPWTEQATVSLAMNNLEYQNLLQYDTDFSCPYGNLVTSINGVTPSPTQSWFLFINQTLSKVGLDSAILNNNDVVVWKLCPSSGTCSL; from the coding sequence ATGAAAATTCTCAAAGTATTGCTTATATTCCTGGCAATGTTTATTGTCTTCTCAACCCCAGCTTATGCCAAAAGTGATATTCAGGAACAATTACCATCAGTAGTTAATTCTGTCTCTCAAACTGCCCAAGAATCATCACCTCCATGTAGTAAAGTTCCAGGCAGCGTATCCGTTATCGTTCAACTTCCTAATCGTCCACCTTTACAATTAAAGGCTCCTTGGACAGAACAGGCTACGGTGAGCTTAGCTATGAATAATCTTGAGTATCAAAATCTTTTACAATATGATACCGATTTCTCTTGTCCATATGGAAATTTAGTTACTTCAATTAATGGCGTTACTCCATCTCCAACACAATCTTGGTTTTTGTTTATCAACCAAACTTTGTCAAAAGTTGGATTAGATTCAGCCATCCTTAATAACAATGATGTCGTTGTATGGAAACTTTGCCCATCATCAGGGACTTGTTCTCTTTAG
- a CDS encoding Uma2 family endonuclease, which yields MTQIGIPTITNDVPDVPKRLTFEEYRFYQDNTDTRYELHRGRLIPMPTATALHSRICQFLVYCLREYFATTEQNLIVINDVGVRTGIDSSRIPDVVVFPPERWEILCSRKGAGVLDLEETPNLVIEVTSENWRDDYILKRAEYAMISIPEYWIVDPNKKRVRILTEPQLEDGYQTQEFVLGQSIQSKQWGNLQLSVDEMLSPPIVEDLIKAEKAKFRQLQQQVSEERQRAETERQRADRLAALLREQGINPETI from the coding sequence ATGACACAGATAGGTATTCCCACCATTACAAATGATGTCCCGGATGTCCCTAAGCGATTGACATTTGAGGAATATCGCTTTTATCAAGATAATACGGACACCCGATATGAACTGCATCGGGGAAGATTAATTCCTATGCCGACTGCTACTGCATTACATAGCCGAATTTGCCAATTTTTAGTTTATTGTTTGAGAGAATATTTTGCTACCACTGAGCAAAATTTAATTGTCATTAATGATGTGGGAGTCAGAACCGGAATTGATTCTTCACGCATTCCTGATGTGGTGGTCTTTCCTCCCGAACGCTGGGAAATACTCTGTTCTCGCAAAGGGGCAGGGGTTTTAGATTTAGAAGAAACTCCTAATTTAGTGATAGAAGTTACCAGCGAAAATTGGCGGGATGACTATATTCTAAAACGGGCCGAATATGCTATGATTAGCATACCTGAGTATTGGATTGTCGATCCTAATAAAAAACGGGTTCGTATCTTAACTGAGCCTCAACTCGAAGATGGGTATCAAACTCAAGAATTTGTGTTAGGGCAATCTATTCAATCTAAACAATGGGGCAATTTACAACTATCAGTTGATGAAATGCTTTCTCCTCCTATCGTTGAAGATTTAATTAAGGCAGAAAAAGCAAAATTTCGTCAACTACAACAACAAGTCAGTGAAGAACGTCAACGAGCAGAAACTGAACGTCAACGGGCAGACAGGTTAGCGGCTTTATTACGAGAACAAGGCATTAATCCTGAAACAATTTAG
- the guaA gene encoding glutamine-hydrolyzing GMP synthase, with protein sequence MTTQTPSLVQPDETLPTESLNEKLNRQRLVILDFGSQYSELIARRIRETQVYSEVMSYRTTAEQIRQLSPKGIILSGGPNSVYDSRAPQCDPEIWQLGIPILGVCYGMQLMVQQLGGQVEKAERGEYGKASLHIDDPTDLLTNVEDGATMWMSHGDSCTRLPDGFEILAHTDNTHCAAIAHHEKQLFGVQFHPEVVHSIGGIALIRNFVYHICECEPTWTTEAFVEEAIRDIRAKVGDKRVLLALSGGVDSSTLAFLLHRAIGDKLTCMFIDQGFMRKGEPERLVDIFDNQFHITVEYVNARERFLAQIEGVTDPEEKRRRIGHEFIKVFEEESERLGPFDYLAQGTLYPDVIESADTNVDPKSGERIAVKIKSHHNVGGLPKNLRFKLVEPLRKLFKDEVRKLGRAIGLPEEIVRRHPFPGPGLAIRIIGEVTAERLNLLRDADFIVRDEISKQGIYHDFWQAFAVLLPVRSVGVMGDQRTYAHPIVLRLITSEDGMTADWARVPYDLLEIMSNRIVNEVKGVNRVVYDITSKPPGTIEWE encoded by the coding sequence GTGACTACCCAAACCCCCTCCCTTGTTCAACCCGATGAGACTTTGCCCACAGAGTCTCTTAACGAGAAACTAAACCGTCAAAGGTTGGTAATACTTGACTTTGGTTCTCAATATTCTGAATTAATTGCTCGTCGTATCCGAGAAACACAAGTTTACTCGGAAGTGATGTCTTATCGAACCACAGCCGAGCAAATTCGTCAACTTAGTCCCAAAGGAATTATTCTGTCTGGGGGGCCTAATTCCGTCTATGATAGTCGTGCGCCCCAATGTGATCCCGAAATTTGGCAACTGGGTATTCCTATTTTGGGTGTCTGTTATGGCATGCAGTTGATGGTACAACAATTAGGGGGCCAAGTCGAAAAGGCCGAACGGGGAGAATATGGTAAAGCTTCCCTACACATCGATGATCCCACCGACCTGCTTACCAATGTGGAAGATGGGGCTACTATGTGGATGAGTCACGGCGACTCCTGTACTCGATTACCCGATGGCTTTGAAATTTTAGCCCATACTGATAATACTCATTGTGCCGCGATCGCTCATCACGAGAAGCAATTATTTGGAGTGCAATTTCATCCTGAAGTCGTCCACTCTATCGGTGGTATTGCTCTGATTCGTAATTTTGTTTATCATATCTGTGAATGTGAACCGACTTGGACGACGGAAGCCTTTGTTGAAGAAGCTATTCGAGACATTCGGGCAAAAGTTGGAGATAAACGGGTTTTACTGGCGTTATCTGGGGGGGTAGACTCATCTACTTTAGCGTTTCTTCTCCATCGCGCTATTGGAGATAAGCTTACTTGTATGTTTATTGATCAGGGGTTCATGCGAAAAGGTGAACCTGAACGATTAGTAGATATTTTTGATAATCAGTTTCATATTACGGTGGAATATGTCAATGCGAGGGAACGGTTTTTAGCTCAAATTGAGGGAGTTACTGACCCTGAAGAAAAACGCCGTCGCATCGGTCATGAATTTATTAAAGTGTTTGAAGAAGAATCTGAACGTCTAGGGCCTTTTGATTATTTAGCCCAAGGCACTCTTTATCCTGATGTGATTGAATCTGCTGATACGAATGTTGATCCCAAAAGCGGTGAACGCATTGCCGTTAAGATTAAAAGTCATCACAATGTGGGAGGACTGCCGAAAAATCTACGCTTTAAGTTAGTAGAACCCCTACGAAAGTTATTTAAGGATGAGGTCAGAAAATTAGGCCGTGCCATCGGTTTACCAGAGGAAATTGTGCGTCGTCATCCGTTTCCTGGTCCTGGGTTAGCTATTCGTATCATTGGAGAAGTGACGGCCGAACGCTTAAACTTATTGCGAGATGCTGATTTTATCGTACGGGATGAAATTAGCAAGCAAGGGATATATCATGACTTTTGGCAAGCGTTTGCTGTCCTATTGCCTGTCCGTAGTGTGGGAGTTATGGGAGATCAACGGACTTATGCTCATCCCATTGTCTTACGATTAATTACCAGTGAAGATGGCATGACCGCAGACTGGGCCAGAGTTCCCTATGATTTACTCGAAATCATGTCTAACCGCATTGTCAATGAGGTTAAAGGGGTTAACCGGGTCGTCTATGATATCACCTCGAAACCTCCTGGAACTATTGAATGGGAATAA
- a CDS encoding DUF1800 domain-containing protein — MKIIPCLHFVPSVCRLHKLGMLVLVLCLGLSNASCANTPTTDAKILHLINRLSFGPSPGDLEKVKSMGVDPYIQQQLSPQSIPESWSVNQRLQSLSTLNLTPVELLVKYQKQPQPRPRPLNVTQRQTRGRNPQVSPTPQIVETPQRMQPPSSPQKPVKSQVGGRLILTQAVEARLVRGIESPRQLQEVMVDFWYNHFNVFAGKDLTPFWVGAYEQEGIRPHVFGRFRDLLEATARHPAMLVYLDNWLNTDPNSPGSKGKFKGLNENYARELMELHTLGVNGGYTQQDVIVLARIFTGWGFSHPSRLNPAGYNFAFDSQRHDSSAKIFLGKTIAPGGIEQAEKALDILARSPATANHISYKLAQYFVADQPPPSLVKKLSRRFLETDGNIRAVLETLFRSEEFNDPKYYNAKFKTPYEYIISAYRATGIPVKNTGSVLMTLRQMGMPLYGCLTPDGYKNTQEAWLSPDGMTKRLNFATMLSKGNNDKKNTNQDMVNPDQLAATLGNRFSSKTQQAIASNPKNLKAAIILGSPEFMYH, encoded by the coding sequence ATGAAAATTATCCCTTGCTTGCATTTTGTCCCATCTGTTTGCCGGTTGCACAAATTAGGAATGTTGGTATTGGTGTTGTGTTTAGGGTTATCTAACGCTAGTTGTGCTAATACTCCCACAACGGATGCCAAAATTCTACACTTAATCAATCGTCTCAGTTTCGGTCCTAGTCCGGGAGATTTAGAAAAAGTCAAAAGCATGGGAGTTGATCCCTACATTCAACAACAATTGTCACCCCAATCTATTCCTGAATCTTGGAGTGTTAATCAGCGTTTACAATCATTGTCAACCCTCAATCTAACACCAGTGGAATTGCTGGTAAAATATCAAAAACAACCTCAACCTCGACCTCGACCTCTTAATGTTACCCAAAGACAAACTCGTGGTAGGAATCCTCAAGTTTCTCCAACTCCCCAAATAGTTGAAACCCCCCAAAGGATGCAACCGCCTAGTTCTCCCCAAAAACCGGTAAAATCACAGGTAGGAGGCAGATTGATTCTCACACAAGCGGTAGAGGCCCGTCTAGTGAGGGGTATTGAAAGTCCCCGACAACTTCAGGAAGTCATGGTAGACTTTTGGTACAATCACTTTAATGTCTTTGCGGGAAAAGATTTAACACCCTTTTGGGTAGGTGCTTATGAACAAGAAGGGATTCGTCCTCATGTCTTTGGTCGATTTCGTGACTTGTTAGAGGCAACGGCTCGTCATCCTGCTATGTTAGTCTATCTTGATAATTGGCTCAATACTGACCCCAATAGTCCAGGGAGTAAGGGTAAATTTAAAGGACTCAATGAAAACTATGCCCGTGAGTTGATGGAGTTGCATACCTTGGGAGTCAATGGAGGTTATACCCAACAGGATGTGATTGTCTTAGCCAGAATTTTTACAGGATGGGGATTTAGCCATCCTAGTAGATTGAATCCAGCCGGGTACAATTTTGCCTTTGATTCCCAACGTCATGATAGTAGTGCCAAAATCTTTTTAGGAAAAACCATTGCCCCTGGTGGCATAGAACAAGCAGAAAAAGCCCTCGATATTTTAGCCCGTAGTCCGGCTACGGCTAATCACATCAGCTATAAACTGGCCCAATATTTTGTAGCAGATCAACCACCACCGAGTTTAGTGAAAAAGCTTTCCAGACGCTTTCTCGAAACCGATGGCAATATCCGCGCTGTTCTCGAAACTCTATTTCGTAGTGAGGAATTTAATGATCCTAAATACTATAATGCCAAATTTAAGACCCCTTATGAATACATTATTTCTGCCTATAGAGCGACAGGTATTCCGGTGAAAAATACTGGTTCTGTGTTAATGACCTTACGACAAATGGGAATGCCTTTGTACGGTTGCCTCACTCCAGATGGTTACAAAAATACTCAAGAAGCTTGGTTAAGTCCTGATGGCATGACAAAGCGATTAAATTTTGCCACTATGTTGAGTAAGGGAAATAACGATAAGAAAAACACCAATCAAGACATGGTTAATCCTGATCAATTAGCTGCCACTCTAGGGAACCGTTTTTCAAGTAAGACTCAACAAGCGATCGCTTCTAATCCCAAAAATCTGAAAGCGGCTATCATTCTTGGTAGTCCAGAATTTATGTATCATTAG
- a CDS encoding DUF1501 domain-containing protein, translating into MDRRTFLKQAGLISSSSLISIGLHGWAAPVESANPKPKRLIVIFLRGGVDGLNVVVPYQEAEYYQARPKIAIPHPGKTDGVINLDGRFGLHPALSSLSPFWKNKSLAFVHACGSSNETRSHFDAQDFMESGTPGIKGTSDGWMNRLLANLPGKNPVQAVNVGTTTPRILSGKIAVASMPPNKPGSRRTPIDRPEISQAFNGLYSGNDDLGRTYREGMVARQTLNSDVEKEMKMANNGAPLPNGFVKDAQRLAQLMAKNSNIQLAFLPLGGWDTHVNQGNSKGQLANRLKALGEGLATLANGLGSVYQDTTIIVLSEFGRTFRENGNGGTDHGHGNVLWLLGGDIKGGKVYGKWTGLAKSQLYQGRDLAVTTDFRDGITPILSGHLQLNPTQIRQVFPNYKIQQNIPLI; encoded by the coding sequence ATGGACAGACGCACCTTTTTAAAACAAGCCGGACTCATTTCGAGTTCTTCTTTAATTTCTATCGGTTTACATGGATGGGCAGCACCAGTTGAGTCTGCAAATCCTAAACCTAAACGTCTAATTGTCATCTTTTTAAGAGGGGGAGTCGATGGGCTAAATGTGGTTGTTCCCTATCAAGAGGCCGAGTATTATCAAGCTAGGCCAAAGATTGCTATTCCCCATCCAGGAAAAACCGATGGTGTAATTAACCTCGATGGACGTTTTGGGTTGCATCCTGCCTTAAGTTCCCTATCACCCTTCTGGAAAAATAAAAGTTTAGCTTTTGTTCATGCTTGTGGTTCTTCCAATGAAACTAGATCTCATTTTGATGCCCAAGACTTCATGGAAAGTGGAACTCCAGGAATTAAAGGGACTTCTGATGGTTGGATGAATCGTCTGTTGGCTAATCTACCTGGTAAAAATCCTGTCCAAGCTGTTAATGTTGGCACAACTACCCCCCGTATTCTTTCTGGTAAAATAGCTGTGGCCAGTATGCCTCCTAATAAGCCAGGTTCTCGCCGTACCCCCATTGACCGTCCAGAGATTAGTCAAGCTTTTAATGGACTTTATAGTGGCAATGATGACCTCGGTAGAACTTATCGGGAAGGAATGGTCGCCCGTCAAACTCTCAATAGTGATGTAGAAAAGGAAATGAAAATGGCTAATAATGGCGCACCTTTACCTAATGGATTTGTTAAAGATGCCCAAAGATTAGCCCAACTTATGGCTAAAAATTCTAATATTCAATTAGCATTTTTGCCTTTAGGGGGATGGGATACCCATGTTAATCAAGGTAATAGCAAAGGACAATTGGCAAATCGACTGAAAGCTTTGGGTGAAGGATTAGCTACTTTGGCTAATGGATTAGGATCTGTTTATCAGGATACAACTATTATCGTCCTTTCAGAATTTGGGCGTACTTTCCGGGAAAATGGTAATGGAGGAACTGATCATGGCCATGGCAATGTTTTATGGCTTTTAGGAGGGGATATTAAGGGAGGGAAAGTCTATGGAAAATGGACAGGATTAGCCAAATCTCAACTTTATCAAGGACGAGATTTGGCTGTTACTACAGATTTTAGAGATGGGATCACACCTATTTTATCCGGTCATTTACAATTAAATCCTACTCAAATTCGTCAGGTTTTTCCTAACTACAAAATCCAGCAAAACATACCATTAATTTAA
- a CDS encoding IctB family putative bicarbonate transporter — MNLIWDQITLSYFSASKWLNASYIYRLVGIFSQWRQHSFLLQWGEAIGALLLSLVFIFSPFITTGLIGVWLFAIAAYWAILTLCDNHKPGLTPIHFLVFTYWCIAGVAVAFSPVKAAALTGWVKLTLYMLFFALSSRILRSPPLTNWLITVVLFIGLIVAAYGVRQQFMGVEQLATWNDPTSPLAQQTRVYSYLGNPNLLSSYLVPAIALSVAALLVWQGWLPKLLATTMLLVNTSCLYFTGSRGGWIAMMALSVTFLLLSFVWFKDYLSPFWRKWLLPVVFGSLGGLILVAIVLVEPLRLRILSIFAGRNDSSNNFRLNVWLAVIDMIRDRPIIGIGPGNSAFNKIYPLYMSPKYSALSAYSVFLETAVETGLIGFSVFIWLILVTVNQGVCQLKRLRDKQNPQGIWLIAAIAAIVGLLAQGTVDTVWYRPQINTLWWFSIALIASQYQPKLTIND; from the coding sequence ATGAATTTGATTTGGGATCAAATTACCCTCTCTTATTTCTCAGCCTCTAAATGGCTAAATGCCAGCTATATTTATCGCTTAGTCGGTATTTTTAGTCAATGGCGACAACACAGCTTTCTCCTACAATGGGGAGAAGCCATAGGCGCGTTATTATTAAGCCTTGTCTTTATTTTTAGCCCTTTTATTACCACTGGTTTAATTGGTGTTTGGTTATTTGCGATCGCCGCTTATTGGGCCATTCTCACCCTCTGCGATAACCACAAACCAGGGTTAACCCCCATTCACTTTTTAGTATTTACTTATTGGTGTATTGCGGGGGTCGCAGTTGCCTTTTCTCCAGTGAAAGCGGCTGCCTTGACTGGATGGGTTAAATTAACCCTTTATATGTTATTCTTTGCCTTATCTTCTCGTATTTTGCGTTCTCCTCCTCTAACCAATTGGTTAATTACGGTTGTGCTATTTATCGGCTTAATAGTTGCTGCATATGGGGTCAGACAGCAATTTATGGGGGTGGAACAGTTAGCTACTTGGAACGATCCTACCTCTCCTCTAGCGCAACAGACAAGGGTTTATAGCTATTTGGGCAATCCTAACCTACTCTCATCTTATCTCGTCCCTGCCATCGCTTTAAGTGTTGCTGCGCTGTTAGTTTGGCAAGGATGGTTGCCGAAACTGTTAGCAACAACGATGCTATTAGTTAATACTTCTTGTCTCTATTTTACGGGAAGTCGTGGCGGTTGGATTGCCATGATGGCTTTATCTGTTACATTTTTGTTGTTATCATTTGTTTGGTTTAAAGATTATTTATCTCCTTTTTGGCGTAAATGGTTATTACCTGTTGTTTTTGGTAGTTTAGGTGGTTTAATTTTAGTTGCCATTGTCTTAGTTGAACCCTTACGTTTACGGATATTAAGTATCTTTGCTGGACGCAATGATAGTAGTAATAATTTTCGCCTGAATGTTTGGTTAGCGGTAATTGATATGATCCGCGATCGCCCAATTATTGGTATTGGGCCAGGCAATAGTGCTTTTAATAAGATTTACCCCCTTTATATGAGTCCTAAATATAGTGCCTTGAGTGCCTATTCTGTGTTTTTAGAAACAGCAGTGGAAACCGGATTAATTGGATTTAGTGTGTTTATTTGGTTGATTTTAGTAACAGTTAATCAAGGTGTTTGTCAATTAAAACGTTTAAGAGATAAACAAAATCCTCAAGGAATTTGGTTAATTGCTGCGATCGCGGCTATAGTTGGATTATTGGCCCAAGGAACAGTCGATACGGTTTGGTATCGTCCTCAAATTAATACACTTTGGTGGTTTTCTATCGCTTTAATTGCTAGTCAATATCAACCTAAATTAACGATTAATGATTAA
- a CDS encoding response regulator codes for MMTAQFSLQNPISIQEFTASKQAGFFETLKQPRFSGQLVLTDAKGEQWFFYLYLGRIMYATGGSHPVRRWRRQIALCLPQITALLSTLQLDLASLGNQDFRLCWEYQLLCFWVEQQKISREQAARMIRSVIVEVLFDVAQTTEITCELRPDNLLSTRLVLIDADQLVTESQKLWQAWQGAKIADRSPNAAPVIRQAEQLQQSTSPQVYQTLRQLLDGNQTLRDLSVRMKRDVVTVTSSLLPYIQMGLVELISIDDLTPPVSPPTGHPTANTTGNNSGPLIACIDDSPLMCQTLEKILMGANYQFLGINDPLRAIAILLARKPALIFLDLVMPNANGYEICQQLRKLSFFRHTPIVILTGNDGIVDRVRAKVMGSTDFISKPVNPELVLNAIRKHLKQESPS; via the coding sequence ATGATGACTGCTCAATTTTCCCTTCAAAATCCCATTTCCATTCAAGAATTCACGGCCTCCAAACAAGCTGGATTTTTTGAAACCCTCAAACAACCTCGATTTAGCGGTCAACTCGTGTTGACAGATGCTAAGGGAGAGCAGTGGTTTTTCTATCTCTATCTAGGCCGGATTATGTACGCCACGGGTGGTTCTCATCCTGTAAGACGGTGGCGACGACAAATTGCCCTGTGCTTACCCCAGATAACAGCCCTTCTCTCTACTTTACAACTTGATCTGGCCAGTTTAGGTAATCAAGATTTCCGACTCTGTTGGGAATATCAACTACTCTGTTTTTGGGTAGAACAACAAAAAATCAGTCGAGAACAAGCAGCTCGCATGATTCGTTCCGTCATTGTCGAAGTTCTCTTTGATGTGGCTCAAACAACAGAAATTACCTGCGAACTGCGACCAGATAATTTACTTTCAACTCGGTTGGTATTAATAGATGCCGATCAACTCGTCACAGAGTCCCAAAAACTCTGGCAAGCTTGGCAAGGAGCCAAAATCGCTGATCGCTCTCCTAACGCTGCCCCCGTCATCCGACAAGCTGAACAATTGCAACAAAGCACTTCTCCCCAAGTTTATCAAACCTTGCGACAACTCCTCGACGGCAACCAAACCTTACGGGATTTATCGGTTCGCATGAAGCGCGATGTAGTCACAGTTACCAGTTCCTTACTCCCTTATATCCAAATGGGATTAGTAGAACTGATTTCTATTGATGATTTGACTCCTCCTGTTTCACCTCCAACAGGACATCCCACCGCTAATACAACAGGAAACAATAGCGGCCCTTTAATTGCCTGTATTGATGATAGTCCCCTGATGTGCCAAACCCTGGAAAAAATTCTCATGGGAGCTAATTATCAATTTTTGGGGATTAATGATCCTTTAAGAGCGATCGCTATTCTTTTAGCCCGTAAACCGGCTTTAATCTTTTTAGATTTGGTGATGCCTAATGCCAATGGCTATGAGATTTGCCAACAACTGCGTAAATTATCATTTTTTCGTCACACTCCTATTGTCATTTTGACTGGCAATGACGGCATTGTCGATAGAGTTAGGGCTAAGGTGATGGGATCAACTGACTTTATTAGTAAACCCGTGAATCCTGAATTAGTGCTAAATGCAATTCGTAAGCATCTCAAACAAGAAAGTCCGAGTTAA
- a CDS encoding response regulator transcription factor, with the protein MGTALVVEDSLTEREIITQCLKLAGITVVIASSGEEALEKLLGDLPDVIVLDVVLPGRSGFEICRELKAENRTNKIPVIICSTKDTDMDKYWGMRQGADAYIPKPIDQDFFLKTIKQLIHH; encoded by the coding sequence ATGGGAACCGCTCTGGTTGTTGAAGATTCTTTAACCGAAAGAGAAATTATTACTCAATGTTTAAAACTGGCTGGTATTACGGTAGTCATTGCCTCCAGTGGGGAAGAAGCCCTAGAAAAGCTCCTGGGAGATTTACCTGATGTCATTGTACTTGATGTTGTGTTACCTGGGCGTAGCGGATTTGAGATTTGCCGGGAACTCAAAGCCGAAAACCGTACCAATAAGATTCCCGTGATTATCTGCTCCACTAAAGACACCGATATGGATAAATATTGGGGCATGAGACAAGGGGCAGATGCTTATATTCCTAAGCCTATTGATCAGGATTTCTTTCTCAAGACCATTAAACAACTGATCCACCATTAG
- a CDS encoding chemotaxis protein CheW, with translation MALNGFSNNLTLPSPTGETRNRSSLEQFLRFDLVPDTTLMLPVAQLTEVLTVPLGQIVPIPHMPPWVMGIYNWRGEILWMVDLGHLLGLTPWHQQTQNLLVYRAMVLHSGKSTSSSKLNRQMLGLVVSGVEDIEWCNPAEIQSPPASAVTPSLAPFLRGYWLKTQGDMFVILDGEAIMAAMPKP, from the coding sequence ATGGCTTTGAATGGGTTTTCTAACAATTTAACTTTACCTTCCCCCACAGGTGAAACAAGAAATCGCAGTTCCCTCGAACAATTTTTAAGATTTGACTTAGTACCTGATACTACCCTGATGTTACCTGTGGCCCAACTGACGGAAGTATTAACGGTTCCCCTCGGTCAAATCGTCCCTATTCCTCATATGCCCCCTTGGGTGATGGGAATTTATAACTGGCGCGGCGAAATTCTCTGGATGGTCGATTTAGGGCATTTATTGGGCTTAACTCCCTGGCATCAACAAACCCAAAACCTCCTGGTTTATCGGGCAATGGTACTGCATTCAGGGAAATCAACCTCATCCTCTAAGCTTAATCGTCAAATGCTGGGTTTAGTAGTGAGTGGTGTGGAAGATATCGAATGGTGTAACCCTGCCGAAATACAATCCCCACCCGCTTCTGCGGTAACTCCTAGTTTGGCACCTTTTCTGCGAGGTTATTGGTTAAAAACGCAAGGGGATATGTTTGTTATTTTGGATGGAGAAGCCATTATGGCCGCTATGCCTAAACCTTAA